AGTATTAATTacatgtatacacacacacacacacacacacacacttattAGCAGCACATATACACCTATATATATACTGTTTCTTAGTCTCATCAGAACTCAAAGAAAGAAGGAGAGCTTTGGAGAAGTGAAAGTACTAGCATAAACTAGAAGAACAAAGGGAGACATCTTAATCTCCCCCCAGAAGCTGAAGTTGTTGCCTGTCAAGAAGTGTTTGTATGTGGTCAAGGCAAGCACCTTCTTGACCATCTTATCTGGCTTCAAATTCTCATTCACTACCTCTTCTAGAATCACATCGAACACCTTCCCGAAATCAGTTGTCCAGTCCTGGCTTTTGATCAAAGTCTGCATATATTCGGCCCTCGAATTAAGATCCTCGCCTTGTATCAAATGCAGGTGAGGGTTTTTGCTTTAGGTGACCACATTTCCCTTCCATGGCTCgtcactcaattgaagcaacAAAAGCCCCAAAGCCAAACTCGCCGACAAGGTGTTGTCGACATCACACAGCCAACCAATTCTTCTACTTCCGCTGCTTTGAGTAGACCTCCATCACTTTCTTCCACTTAACATCAGCCTCCTGCTCGAGCTCAAGTTACTTGATATAGCTTAATATGTCATGCGAAAGCAGCGCTGCATCGCCAGGATCAACCTCATTGGCTGCAGCCAGTTGCTCTCGCTTGTACTCCGCTCTATAACCCCACCGGTTGGCAGGTTCCCAGCCCTCTGATGCCATAGTTTTTCTTAAGGGCGACAAAACCTCCTTCTTCAGTCGGTCAATACAACAAAGACTACCATCCCCTTCTCAGAGGCATGATTCTGACGGGAAAACCTTCCTTGCAATGTTTTCGAATAGCATATGATGATCAGCGATGGTAAGCAAAAAGGTAGCCGCTTGGGTAATCTCCAAGCAGTAATCATCATGATGGTCATGGTCCTTGTGATGATGAATTTTTTCAATATCAGACTTAAGGCACGGCAAAAATATCCAAAACACAGTCGTGCAATAAGCGATAATCAGCGTCGCGCTCGTATCTCTGAGCCGCCTTGTTGGCCGTGTGGATCGCCTTCCTCCTTAACAACAATTCGCTTGCCTTTGAGTTGACGTCCTTTTCCTTGACCTTCACCATTCTGTTTGAATCCGCCTCCTCCCTCGTCCTCCCAGTAAATTTCAAGTGAGCTTCACCCCGTAAAACCTGCGAGAGAATGCAAGGAAGGTCTAGGATATGTCCAAAGGAGCCGGAAATTGGCACAAGATTGTAGGCAAGGGTTTTGGGGTGGTTCTGGTGGAGCCAAACTGCTACCGTGAAGAAAGCTTCGTCTTGGTTGCATTTTCCACCGTCGCTGCATTTGTCTATGAAGTTGCAAATGAGTTTATGGGTGGTTAGAGGATTGTGCCACCAGCCGAGGGAAACACTTGGTTCATCagagttttgtgaaattccacGGTCGACATGGCGTCCTTGGCGCAGTGGAAGTACAGATCAACGCATGGGTTGCTGATGTTGTGGAAGCCTAATTGGGGTTGTTTGAATTTGAACTGATCGGGCCGCAGTGAAGCAATTCTTGTGAATTGCGGTCAAACGACCTTGTTTCGGCATGCTTCCAGAATCGATATCACTAGCAGGAATGCTCACGCTTTGTTGCGGGTTTTCAAACCATGGATAATATTCGTAGAAAAATTAACTGAAAATGCTGCAAAAATACAATCACATTCTTAAATGTAGCAATTCAGACAACACACGTTTCACATGAGTAACGCTCACAAAACCACACATTTACACAATTATCtccaaatgaaagaaaaagcaaGAGATAGGTGAATTGATCCATAAAATGAGTAGTTCAATTTACATTGCTACTATCTTGTAACTTATTAGAGCTTCTTTGCAGACCAATCATAATGATTTCTTCATTGCTTTCACCAAATATTTCTATAGTTCTACTCTAGTAGTCCAATTGACAGAACAAATAGCAAGTGCGATTTTATtcaatgctttgaatgtgttGTAAAGATAATACCACCAACTATGGGTGGCAATTGATTCTTGTGATAACATACTATAAAGGTAAAGGTAtggataaaaaagaaaatgcgTCCTTTGAAAGATATAGAACAAACTTGAAATTCAATGAATTGTTCTTTTACAAAGCGCATCACCAAACTTGATTTCCCCAAGAAGCACCTAAAGAAGAACATCAAACATCACTGTGGTGATCATGACATGCAATAcccaaagaaaaataatttaagaaaaaataaacctATTCATCACACAATGCTAAAATACATATGCCTACATATCCATAATTTCTATGTTTACGGAACACCTTTCGATAAGTCACAACCTTCATTTTAAAATGGActtttgtatttgtattttgcTTGTGAGTATGGTCTTGGTTAAAACTTCGCATTCTagcatttacttatatgatatCATATAGCAAGAAAGCTATGAGACCCAAGTCACAATTTATTGTATTCTCATAGACCCTCAAAATACTAGAGCTAGACAAAGATAAACAACACGATAGAGAAACTTCTGCTTTACATGTACATTGACATTTGCATGTGCAAAGCTCTCTTTCctcctttcctttcttttcttcctcaccTTTCGAATCTTTCTCCTAGATTAAGGAGATTGTTGTTTTGTTGTTAGTGGTTGCCATCATCATCACATTGAAATCAACTTTAGTTAATACTAGCCTCCTGCACGCGCTCACGGGCGTGCGGAAGGCCCTTTTGTAATTAAGGCATTCTACGTGCGACTTAAATAATTTAAATGATAACAAAAGAGCGGTTGCTCTCTGATCTAATTGCAGACACAATCTGCAGAACCGTCTTCTATGGGATTTGAACTTGTGAAGTGTGAGGTGGAGACCTGAATGTAACAAATTGGTGTTAAGTGAATAATTCCAAACATATAAAATTTAGATCATCACACCGAACGCAAACAgaacaattaaataaacaacTGAAGGCATACGCAATCTAATTAGACAAATAAGTGAACTTTCCCATGCCGAAATCTGAAAGGCCAACAGAAATATCTCATTACAGCACAGAAGACAAAACTTAGGacaaaacttaaaactaatcaAACTTAGGTGAACCAATTATAGAGAACATAACCCTTGTAACCAATCGGGAAAAGATGCTTTtaaatcccagaaaaaaaaattaagaggagTTTTTTAAAAAACCATCATTTCAATTATTTTCCAGTCTTACATTTGGATTAAACagaaaatataagtaaaaatGCCAACTTTCTAAAAAAACTACAactatttttacaaatttccatTACCCAATGCTGAAAAATGAGAATCACGAAGCAATGAAGAACGGAACACGCGAGAaccaaaaagttaaaaacaacACGTAACCATTTCAAAGACCCAAAATCCTGCAAGGACAAAAAAATCCCATAAAATCAGTACATCAGCACTCCCTGCAAAAccccaaaatcagaaaattataaaaagaaCCCAAAATCAGTGGCATGGTCCTCGTTTCTCCATCATTCAGTAGCTAATGACCTAATGGAAAAGAACCCAAAACATACAGCTTAAAATATGGAAAGTGCTTATAAAAGCTCATGAATAACGTTCAAAGCCTGCATAGAAATGGTATAGCGCAGAtaacaacaaacaataaaactaTGCACAGTATAACCTAAATCCGATATGTTGCATTCCCCACACACAgattgttcaaaattaatttcGTCTCCGTCTTTTTTCAAATCTGATAAAATCcccaaaacacaaaaaatagCAGCTAACTATTTTTTGAACTCTGTAAACAACGATATGCATCTTAACCCATTTAACATATTCATAAAATAACATCAAACACATTTATGCATGAGATAATATAGAAGTGAAGTCTCACaactttcataaaaaattattactTTGTTAGAGAAAGGCTtgaaaaaatatgtaaattactCACCTCTATTACAAAAATGTTACAACAGTAGACAAAAAAGGCCAAAAATACCAAAAGCCGCACCTCctgaaataaaaaacataaccaAACGACACATTCTCAGTATCTAAACGATATccagaaaaaaagaaatgaacaGACGAAACCCATGTAAATATACagaacaaaccaaaaaaaaaaaaaagaactgaaGCCAGTAAGAAGATCACAAATCTGATAAAGCAAAAGGTAACATAATCTATATCGATTTAATTATCCATCCAAAAAGACATTTGAATGAAGAACATTTTTAAGGATCCAAACAACCATTAAACTAAAcaattaaaagtaaaaacagCAAAGCATTCAttgaagaaatatatatatatatatatattataacgtATTTTGTTCTTTATACCTAAAAGAAAAACATTGGCTTTCTTGTATGCACTGAAGTATGCATGTGTCGGAAATTTACAATCTATAGAGACTCAATCTCAGACTCAAAAAGACATCTAAAGgaaaagtaataagaaaaataagtagTGGTTTTACCTATACTCCATGTGTGGACTCCAATTTTCAATcacaattcaaaattcaagaGGCCTATAAATCAACCACATAGGAAATGATcagtggaagaaaaagaaaaacaactgAAGCCAAAATAGCATCTAACAAATCATTTAGAACCATCACAGAAAACAATTTTTGCATATAAGTAATTTAAAGGAATACCATCAGGTCATGCATATATACAACGTACCCAATTAGATAAGTAGCACATCAACAATTGATGATCAAAAAGTTAGTCAGCCTCAATTGCTTGAATCTAATTAACTCAAAGATAATAAACAGTCCATTTAATGCACGGGCTGACTATCAATTTTATAAAGCTATAATTCTGTGCAGTTCAAAAACCAAGTGGAAGAATAGGCAAAAACTATCTCATCGCCTGTAAATGtaattaactaaatattaaACTTCACAGCCACAAATAAACCTAAATTCCTCCTAAAACTATCTCATTTAAGCTTGATTTTACTATAATCTATAAGTGTGGTAAAAAATGGGAGGCCAAACGATTTGTTAACAAAAAAGGTAGACATAAAAGTAAAAGGAACAGGGCAGACATTAGTTGAGGAGAAGCTAATGTCACCTTGAATTGACGACAAACAGTTCTTATCTTCTCGAATTAACGAAGATAagtaccatttttctttaattcaaggtaatataaaaagaaattatacCTGTACAGTGTTCAGATGTAGCAATCCTATGCAATCGGCCAAATGATGTGTGTCCTCTCAAAGATCTGTATATCCATTACAGACTAATCTTCAGTCTTGCAGAAAATGATATGTTGACTACAATTTCCCATACTactaaaaaacacaaataattCTATCTACAAACCAAATAATATGTGCAACTTTATGCTACAATGGTAGAATAAGATGGTTGTACAGGACGACACAAAGATTGAGACTTTTTTTTACTTCTAAAATTCTACACACTTTCGAGCCCTAAATTTTCccggaaacaaaaaaaagtgaaaGAAGTCGTACCTGGTTTGAGAGAGTGGGACACCATCGGCGAGTTTGGTGTAGCAGTGATGGCGGAGATCTCTGGTGAGAAAGCTAATAAGATGGACAAAATCattgaacaaaaaaaacctCGCTTTTTAAAATTAAAGTCAACAAAAATTTGAACAAAGAAAAGAGAACTCAAACCCGAAACAAATAAGTCGGAGAACTCGCCAGGAAACCCAAAGTTTCTGCAGGATTGGCGATTTCCtgaaaaccaagcttttgtaggtttaaAATTTCTTCCCTAAGGCAACAGATCCAACATTCCCAACTTTAGCTATTTCAGCTacataatagaaagaaaaaaaaatttatataattaaCTAATCTGATTTAAGATTAATCGAAAAGCTTGGAAATTTCAGCTTTAAAATTACATGTCAGGCTGCAAATCTAATAAAAAGCGTAGAATTTTAAAAATGCTGACCTTAAATACAGAGGCCTTCGCAGGCTGCAAAGAAGCGTTAGAAACCCGAAAAACCGGATCTCctgaaaccaaaaacaaaaccaaattaacCATCATCACCCATAATTCGAAGCCACAAACATAATCCCcaaaattacaacccaaaaatttaaacaaaaaaacccaTTTATAAATCCAAATTTACACTCCCAAGTGCAAGACTCTAAGCTCCAACTGTTCTTTCTCAACTTTAGCTATTTCAGCAAcataacataaataaaaaggtcgtacccagtgcacaaggctcccgctttacgcagggtctgggagaggtgaatgtcggctagccttacccccattttatggagaggctgctcccaagtctcgaacccgagacctaccgctcatgggcgaagacacttgccatcgcaccaagtgcgacctctagcaacataacataaataaaaagatcgtacccagtgcacaaggctcccgctttacgcagggtctgggagaggtgaacgtcggctagccttacccccattttatgaaGAGGCTGGAAcataacataaataaataaacaaaattaatttaactATAATTAACTAATATGATTTAAGATTAATCAAAAAACTTGGAAATCTGCTTGAATCCAATCTCAAAATTGAAAACGAACACTTCACTTTTACAAAAGTTGtacaaagcaaaaaaaaaaaaacagacaaaTCAAAGTCTCACAAAGGGCCACAACGACAGCAAAATTGCAACAGAAAGAGGAAAAATGTTCAATCAAACCATTGGATAACTCTTCTAAGGCAgccaaaaaaaaacccacaaattcaaaaccacaaaaatcCAATCTAAAACATCGATTCACAGACTGAGATGCACAAAATGATATATTAACAAATCCAAAACGAAATACAAAAATTAAGAACCAACAAGCAAAAAAATACTGATTATCCCCTGCATACGTGAGCACACGTTCAAAAAGCCTCTCAAAGGCTGAGATTCAACTTTCAAACATAAAGACTTTAAGCCACAATTGTTCTTTCTTAACTTTAGCTACTTCAGTTACAtaatcggaaaaaaaaaattatttaattatagtTAACTAATCTGGGTTAAGATTAATAAAAAAGCTTGGAAATTTCAGATCTAAAATCACACCTCAGGCTGCAAGTAGAATCAAAACCATGGAATTTCAAAATCACTGACCTTAAACACACAGGTCTTCGCAGGCTTCAAAGAAAAGTCACAAACTCGAAAAACCCAATCTCCTGAAAtcgaaaacaaaaccaaattaacCATCATCACCTAGAATCCGAAGCTACAAAACAAAATTcccaaaatcaaaaccaaaaaatttgaacaaaaaacTCATTTAATATCCAAATTTACACTCCCAAGCACATAACATTCAAAGCAGACAATTACCCAAATCAAATCGACAGCAGGAGATGCAATCTTTTATGGGCTTCAAATTTTCTTCAAACCGAGACCAAATTCGCTAGTTTTCAGCAAGAGAGCGTTGCCGTTTGTAACCCCCGATGAAAAGATCCAAACAAATTTGACTAACAgtagacagagagagagagagatagagagagagaggtgaaaaTTACTCGCTGGTGACGAAGCTAATGAATTCGGAGACGCATTCCTGGACGGTGTTCGACTGATCGGCACGAGTAGAGACACCAGATCAGAAAGAcagaaaaattagggtttgggaGATAAAGAAACTGgggcagagagagagggaaagagaagcAGAAAAGAGGATAAttttatgcattttttttagccgctttgaattttttttggccGACAGGCATTTGCGTCCGATTATTTTTGTCGAAGCCGGTGACACCAAAACCGGCCTCCGGCTTTCGGACCAGGATTGTCTGCCCCTTCATTTTCCCTGCCATGtctgtgtggtcacggttaaatcatgttaatattttatattattatttatttttatcttattatatctataaaaaaacaatataaaatgttgacgtggcttaactatgaccacacaaaacagaatgGCACAaggagggcaccggaagtgaAGGGTAGACAATCCTTATCCTCGACTTTCTATATAAAAGATAATTAACTTTAATAATTGTAATAGGAAGTAATGATTATGTCCTTTGGGTCAACATTTGTAGGCTATatctaaaaaaaatactaaaaaagtttaaacacaaaaccccccaaaattataaaatcaaaatataatgtACTACCCCTTTTCTCCCGTTTTTATCTCGCCCTCCATTTCTGCAAATCACCAACCTCCCTCTCTGCCCATATATACTCCCTACCTCTCTCATAATATCAAAACTCTCAAACCCAATTCATTGCCTCATTACCTAGTTGATAAAAGTCCCTATAACAGTATCAAAGCAACTATAATTACAAAGAAGTTGAGAGATTACTTTCTCATTATCAAAACCACTACTGGATTTATGCAGACACAAAggatgcgtttgttgcaccggactatctcggacttgACTAACtttagggactaagctggactggcttatactagactaagggctggtttggtattgttgtgctttgaaaaaaaactgctgtgagaataagcggctgtgctgtgagaataagcgactgtgaaataaatcagcagagtgtttggtaaacttttttgtaaaagtgcttttggaaaaaaaaaaacagtctgatagtagGTCTTTTCATtgaaggagcactgtagctctgtgtgctttgaaaaaaaagccagttttccaaaactGCAAATAGATGCTTCagctttttctttgatttcagcttattctcacaacagcttccaaaataagccttttttttttagtttaccaaaagCCTAAAACTCTcatagctttttttcatggatgctttttttttaagcacctcactcccaaaccacccctaagatggactgacttagtgaagcgtttgacGCAGTGCCGGATTAAGAAGCAGgactctaatattatattattaaatctATATATACAATATTTTATCATTGATTTAATCTAAtctactaatttttttattattattttatcatttGGCTAGAATCATCTTCTTCCCTGATTCATTTTTATCTCCGCCCATAACTCTCAACCCTCTCCCTTTTTTCTGCCTTTTCTCCCTCTTTTTCTCAATACTACCGTCTTCCCCCAAAAAATCCCAACCCCTCCCTCTCAAGCTTAGCATCACTAATTTAATGGCAGCCATGGTGAGCTTTCCTAttcatcttcctctctctcttccctttgtttttccattcaaatccctctctctcttccctttgcCTCTTTTATTGTCCAACTTCACTTGTTCTTCCATGGGTGAGGATTGAAGTTGCAGACGGCATGGGTGGGTGGGGCTGGGTATGGGCATGGGCAGGGATTGGAGTTGCAGACGGCAAGGGGTGCAATTTGGTCGGGTCGCTGAGAATATCGTTGTAGTTCTCTCGAATTTGAAACGAGGGAATGGTCTTGGTGTGGTGTTGTGATCTCGTTGGAGAGAAGACGCAACGTAGATGAAGTAAGGTCTTCGCAGAGGGAGGATGCCAAGCGGCGCAAAGGAGACGAAGCAAGTCTTAGCAGTCCCGTGGTTTTCGGGGACCTTCACTAAGACGACCTAGCAAGGGAGATAGTCCACATGAGTCCGGGCTAGTCTCATTTAAGTTAGTCCCCAAGCTTACCAAACATGGGACAATAATCCTAGCCAGTCCAGCCCCACTTAAGAAGTGAAACAAACGCACCCAAAATCTCACAATATTATTACCACGACCTTATGCATAATAGGAACAACACTATAATCATCTGCCTACCAGAAATTAACTCTTCTACAGCAGCAAGTTTAACAACCAACCAACCTTTGAACAAAGAACACACGGACAGAAAGAAGCAGGATACATAAGAGGCAAAACAATTTTCTTACTTCTACATCAAAGCAAAAGAACAACCATTATATAGGTATGCCATTATCATCTGGGGAACAAATCCAATTGGCAACTTTTACGTACCTACAATTATAAGCAAAGTTTGGAATTCACAAAAAATACCGGGCAAATACCAAGGCTGCCATTTGAAAAAGCTAAACAATaacaaactttgacaaaatAACTACAACTAAATTCAGATGACATTCGATGTATAAAGACAATTTGAGAAATCAAAGGCTCTAAAATCAATACCATATTTCATGTGCCTTTTATTGATAGTGAACCCAGCAGTAGAACCaggataaaaatttgatttagaACCTTGCTATCTTTGTCCTTGTAAATATGATATTTTGGCATCGGCAATATatcataaaaaaacaaacaaatatatctgaactcaaagaaaatatagaacaaaaataaaaaagcaaattaTGAACGTTTAGAAGCTAATTTCATTAGCAATTAAAGCAACCAAGTTCTCTCAACATCAAGATTCAGAACCCCCATGAACccagaaatttgatgaaaattttTCTAATCACTCAATTGGATTAGACAAAATCATGAATTTTTTTCTAAAGCCCAATTATATTAAATCACAGATTAGAAGCAGATTTTGACATGCAATAAGTCAACAAGATAAGAATCGCTTTAGACTAACCTCGATGGCAAGGCCTCCGGAATCGCCCGATATaaaccaaccaaaaaaaaatctattcaCATGATCTTCAACCTAACTATAAAGAGGAGCTTTATAACATCAACATGCGAAAACAACCAAGCCCAACAAATTAACGAACTAATTCTTCTTAATAAATAATAGCATACATATTATCAAATTATCAATCAATAATTCACATATCGTTAAGGGTTAAACAAATATATGAAGACTGGAAATTTACTCACACATCTAATATATCCTTGCATTTCTATTTGAATTCAGAGTACGTGGAAATCACATCAATAAATCAAAGCCCTAAATTTTTATCATCATGAACTGGAAAAATctgtaaaatctaaaatttttgaCTAAAAATGCCAACTTAGGAATATGAGGAAATTTGCAAATTAGCTAAACAAGGCTATTATTTATCCAATCAAAGGCAAATTGGAATGGTGCAGAACTAACACTACAAAATTCGTTAAACTAAACAATGGGTAGAATGTTTATAAGATTTATATTTTACACAAAAATTAATCTTCTGAAAAAgcaaaaaacataaattttttgTTAAGCAATCGCATGGATTATAAATGCCAAAGATTAGATGATGGTAGGCGTCAGATTACCTCTTTCGCCGAAGATGCGAAACCCCTCATTGCCGACGTGGCGGGGCGAATCCTCTGCCCGAAAATCTGAACCAACACAAAGATTAGGCAGAAAATCTGAAAGTTCATAAATTGCAGAAGTAGAGGGTGTATCATAGTTGATGAGCTTCCAGCTCCCACTTTTTGCCTTAAAATTCCCAACATCTTTGATTCTTTCACACAAAATCACACTGAAcgcaaaaaaaaatcagaaacaaaATATGATCTAAGAACTGAAAATTTCAGTGAAAGCACTGAGAGAGATGAGGAGGAATAACAAATGATTTACTGgaaatatggaaaaaaaaattagatcaaaATTCGAACAGAAATAAACAATACGAATTAGGGATTTGGGAGGGGGATGAACCGGTTTGGCGGATTGGAGCGAGGATCGGATCGACGATGCGATGTGTAAAAAATGAGCGTTGAGGGAGCAGAGCAGCAGCAGCCAACACTTTCACGCAGAACTTGTTGAATCCACATCCGCCGTACTAAAAGATAAAGTAATAGTTTAAATATCTTAAcctcactctaactaacaccgatgtcttttgtgataaaactctaTATTTGATGGATTATGaaggtggtaattaccaagttggcgacaatatcgatgttgttggaagtgggctgTATAACctgtctctctgataattctacattATATAAGAGCCAAGGAACGGACCCGTACTGTACTATCACGTGATGGGTGGGTCTCCTGGCCCCGCGCGATATGGTGGGTCCCTTGGCCCCGCTTGTAGGGTGAGTCCCCTTGGCTCCACatggttgccgatgtgtggatctTTCACATGTGGCCCACTAATTGAGTCTCACGTGATGGGGCGTGTTGAATCCCACATTGGCCGTAGTAAAAGATAAGTAatagtttaaatatcctaaccccactctaactaacaccgagaccttttgtgataaaacctcacacctgacggattgtgtAGGTGGTAATTACTAAATTGGGGGACAATATCAGTGTTATTGGAAGTGGGTCGTATTgcccgtctctctgataattctacagaACTTTCTTGGAAAACCCAGATCAAACCAACCTAGATCAAACCAACCTTTAAGTTTCAAGGTTTTTACCCTGGAATCCAGGCAAAACCCATATCAGATTCTAAATGGGTttatcaaaaataataatttgattttgattagAAATGCTTTTTCTTGCAGTGGGTGTACGGATTAAAGAGGGTTTTAGGTGAATGTGATCAGCCTACCCATGTGTCTAAtggattaaactaacaaaaTAGTATGTGATGTGATATGTTTTAGGTCAACATAACAAGAAAATATTAAACAATGAGCTATAAAGGAAGATACATGCTCTTATGTTCTTTGTGAGTTTTTCCACAGTGAGATAGTGGGTATTTATTACATAGccggcttctctgccctcccatttcccaTACACTCTTATCCCTTCCTATTttatgcggtcacggttaagccacgtcaacattttatattgatttttttatagatataataaaacaaaaagcaatagtaatataaaatattgacgtagcttaactgtgaccgcacaaataagaAGGGATGAGAGTTTATGGGAAGTGGGATGGCAGAGAAGCCAGGTCCACCGTCCATATATTACACTCTGTATTTGTACCCCTGCCATGAATGATTAAGGTTTCACCCTAACATTTAAATAATGAATGTAGTGGTCAGGAATTATTAAAGATACAGTAATTACCCTTCTAAGGTGAAATCAAGCCCAAATCTGATGGGTTTCTTGTAAATAAGGTGAAATCGAAGGGCAAAAATTTAACTATAGCTGAATGAATAGTAAATCATTCCTcaattttagaatagataaCTAGAAAGTGTAGCCCGCGCATTGCTGCAGGAAATGTGATTCACGCGTTACTGCAGGATTGGAAACTGTATGACATATTTTGATGAACTAAGTTAGAAAACGACTACATGTGCAAACATTGCAAGCAACTAAATTAGACGAAAGCTAACAAATTTCGAATTAACCAAATTAGAAAAACAATCACAATCGAACTAATCTCTACTTCCCATATGAAGTAGAAGATGTCCCTTGTTTTGCATCGGTGAACAACGCGGTTTTCACCCTCTACGAACAAAAAGATGAAAGTAAAAATGTTTAACAAcattataaaaattatacatACAGGATTATATATGTATCTGCACATAAAGTATAAAGATTTGCTAACAT
This genomic interval from Malus domestica chromosome 05, GDT2T_hap1 contains the following:
- the LOC114821549 gene encoding uncharacterized protein, translated to MWIQQVLRESVGCCCSAPSTLIFYTSHRRSDPRSNPPNRVILCERIKDVGNFKAKSGSWKLINYDTPSTSAIYELSDFLPNLCVGSDFRAEDSPRHVGNEGFRIFGERGDWVFRVCDFSLKPAKTCVFKEIRFFGFLTLLCSLRRPLYLRKSPILQKLWVSCFLTRDLRHHCYTKLADGVPLSQTRSLRGHTSFGRLHRIATSEHCTGGAAFGIFGLFCLLL